The following is a genomic window from Thermodesulfobacteriota bacterium.
ATTCATCCGGTCCGACCAGCTGATAAGTGACCTCGTCTCCGGTATCCATGTTTTCCAGGAGAACGGTGCAGCCGAAGACGGCCTTGTCTCTGGCCGAAGCGTCCGGATCGATCACGTTGGCGTTGGCCAGTTTACCGGACAGTTCGTTGATGCGCCCTTCCAGAAACGACTGCCGCTCCCTGGCGGCGTGATATTCGGCGTTCTCCGACAGGTCTCCGAGGGCCCGGGCTTCGGCGATGGCCTTGATGGTCTGGGGGCGCTCCACCGCTTTCAGATTGGCCAGCTCTTTTTTCATGGCTTCATACCCTTTTCGGGTAATAGGAATGGATCCCATAGATGTCTCCTGAACGATCAATGAAAAGCTTCAGGCTTCCTTTCGCGGTTTGTCTTTTTCCGGACGCGGCCTGCCGGTTATCGGCACCCCGGCGGGTTACAGGTATTGGGCCCCCAGGATTTCGCCGATCTGAATGGCGTTGGTAGCGGCGCCTTTGCGGATGTTGTCCGCTACCACCCACATGTCGATGCCGTTCTTGACCGATTCATCCCGGCGGATGCGGCCGACCAGGGTCAGATCCTGCCCGGCGGCGTCGATGGGCATGGGATAAACATTTTTCCTGGGGTCGTCCACCACCCGCACGCCCGGGGCTTTTTCAAGAAGGGCCCGGACTTCATCCGGCGAGATGGGACTTTCGGTTTCGATATTCACCGCCTCCGAGTGGCTGAAGAACACCGGCACCCGGATGGTGGTGGCGGAAACGGCGATGTTGGGGTCGCCCATGATTTTACGGGTTTCATGAACCATCTTCATCTCTTCCTCGGTGTAGCCGTTGTCCAGGAAGGGACCGATATGGGGCAGACAGTTGAAGGCGATCCGGTGCGGATAGATCTTGTTGACCATGGCGTCGCCCTTGACGTAGGCCCGCACCTGGGTATCCAGCTCGTCCAGAGCCGCCTTACCGGTCCCGGAAACCGCCTGGTAGGTGGACACCACGATACGTTTGATCTTCGCCTGGCGATGGATCGGCGCCAGGGCCACCACCATCTGGATGGTGGAACAGTTGGGATTGGCGATAATGTGCTTTTTCTTGTATCCGGCCAGGTCATGGGGATTGACTTCCGGCACCACCAGCGGGACTTCCGGATCCATGCGCCAGGCCTTGGAGTTGTCGATGACCACGCATCCGGAGGCGGCGGCGTGGGGGGAGAACTTCAGGCTGGTGCCGCTGCCGGCGGAAAAGAAGGCCATCTGCACCCCTTCGAATGACTTTTCGGTCAGTTCCTCGACAATGAAATTTTCCCCTTTAAAAGTGATGCTTTTGCCCTTGGAACGGGCGGATGCCAGCATTTTGATGCTGGCGATGGGAAAATTCCTCTCTTCCAGGCAGGCCAGCATCTGCTGGCCCACGACGCCGGTGGCTCCGGCAACCGCGACATGGTATTGCTTGTCCGCCATTACTCTCAATCCTCCTGTAATTCCGGCCGGTCAATAATCCGGCTTTATGCCCGTTCAATGTATTGTGCGATGGTATCACCGACCTGGCTGGTGGTCATGCCCATCTTTCTTGCTTCCACGCTCTTCATGTCATCCCGGACGGCTTTTATGACCGCCGTTTCGATCATGGCGGCGGCCTTGCTTTCTCCCAGGTGGTCGAGCATCAGGCTGCCGGCCATTATGGCCGCTACCGGGTTGATGACGCCCAGACCGGTGTATTTCGGGGCCGATCCGCCGATGGGTTCGAACATGGACACCCCTTCCGGGTTGATGTTGCCGCCCGCGGCCACGCCCATGCCGCCCTGGATCATGGCGCCCAGATCGGTGATGATGTCACCGAACATGTTGTCGGTCACGATGACGTCGAACCATTCCGGGTTTTTCACCATCCACATGCAGGTCGCATCCACGTGGGCGTAGTCGGTGGCGATATCGGGATACTCCCGGGCGACCTCGTAAAAGGTGCGTTCCCACAGGTCAAAGGCAAAGGTCAGCACGTTGGTCTTGCCGCACAGGGTCAGCTTTTTGCGTTTGTTCCGGCGGCGGGCGTATTCAAAGGCGTAACGGATGCAACGCTCCACGCCCTTGCGGGTGTTGATGGACTCCTGGATGGCGACCTCGTCGGGGGTGCCTTTTTTCAGACAGCCGCCGGCGCCGGCGTAAAGGCCTTCGGTGTTTTCCCGGATGACGGTAAAATCGATGTCGGCCGGCCCCTTGTCCTTGAGGGGGGTGTAGACGCCCTCATACAATCGGACCGGTCGCAGGTTGATATACTGGTCGCAGGTAAAACGGAGCTTGAGCAGCAGACCCTTTTCCAGGATGCCGGGTTTGACGTCGGGATGACCGATGGCGCCCAGGAGGATGGCGTCCGCTGTTTTCAGCTTTTCAATGGTATCGTCGTTCAGGATTTCCCCCGTCTTTTTATAATGCTCCCCGCCCAGAGGATAATGGGTGTACCCCAGCTTGAACCCGCATTTGTTCGAAACGGTATTGAGTACCTTAAGGCTTTCGTCAACCACTTCCGGTCCGGTGCCGTCACCGGGAATGACGGCGATCTTATACTCTTTTGTCATTCACAGCATCCCTTCTTTGCCATAGTGTATAAGTTTCCGGCGGCGTTTCCGCCGGCTTTCATCATGTTCTCATCTGCTGATTGCCGGATTTCAGATCTGGGAAGTCGACTGGTGATTATCGTCGCCGGTTTTCACGCCGGGCGTTTTGGCCACTTCGTCGCTGTCGCTTTGCCCGGCATGGCGCCGGTAAATGGAGTTGAACGGTCCTGAAACCACATATAAAAAATTCAGCGAAAACAGGGCCACCGATGGCTCCTGCACGATAAAGACCAGCAACAGCACGGCGATGACCAGCAGGTTGAAATTTTTTTCCCGGGTCAGAAAAGTCGGCAGCTTTTTAAAGCTGGCGTACTTGATGGAACTGACCATTAAAAACGACAGGGCGTAAATCCCGGCCAGTATAAAATATATCAGTATAAAATTCGGATCTTTAGGATTAATGGTCAGGCCGATTTTATGGCAGAATAAAATGATGGTGGCCAGCATGCCGGCCGCCGCCGGAATGGGCAACCCGGTAAACCAGCGGCTGTCGGCCGTGGCGGCGTTGGTGTTGAACCGGGCCAGCCGCAAGGCGCCGCAGGCCAGAAAGATCATGGCGGCCAGCCAGCCGAACTTGCCCATGGGCTGCAGCAGCCATAAATACACCATCAATCCCGGCGCCATCCCGAAGGATATGACGTCCGCCAGGGAATCGTATTCCACGCCGAAACGACTGGTCGTCCGCGTCGCCCGGGCGACTTTGCCGTCCAGGATGTCGAAGGCCATGGCGGCGATGAGCAGGTGGGCACTTTTTTCAAAAGAGCCTTCCATGGCCGAAATGATGGCGACAAACCCGCAGAACAGGTTGAGGGTGGTGAAAATATTCGGCAGAACATAGACGCCTTTGCGCCAGCGTTCTCTTTCCGACTTCACTTTTTCTTTGTTTCTTTTTCTTATTTTCATTGGAAAGATCCCAGCACGGATGTCCCGGCTTTGACTTTATCCCCGATTTTGACGCGTAACCGCGTATCCGCCGGGAGATAGACGTCCAGCCGCGATCCGAAGCAAATCATACCGAACCGTTGCCCCCGGGCAACTGTTTCATTGCCGGTCAGGTGGCAGATGATCCGCCTGGCCACCAGGCCGGCGATCTGCACAAAGCAAACGGACTGACCGGTGTCCGTTTGCATGAAAATCTGGTTGTGTTCATTATCTTCCGACGCCTTGTCCAGGTTGGCGGAGAAAAACTTCCCCGGAAAATACGAGACACCGGTGATGGCGCCGTCACAGGGAATACGGTTAACATGGACGTTGAATACGGACATGAAAATACTGATTTTAAGGCTGGTGCTCTCGCCCAGGGGGCTTTCCGGGACGATGTCCGTTTTGATGACCCTGCCATCGGCCGGTGACACCACCAGACCGTCTCCGATCGGTATCACCCGGTCCGGATCCCGAAAAAACCAGCAGGTAAAGGACCAGAAAATAAGGGAAATCATGGCCGGAACGGTGAGACCCGTCAGGGCGAAGACGGCTGTAATGAATCCACCCGCGAAAATGAACGGGTACCCCGCTTCCGCCACGGGGAAAGCAGTTCTCTTTTGCGGGTCAGCCCACTTATACTGTTCCATGATTTTTTTCTACTTAATAAATTATGCCTGAATATTCAAAAATTTATTCTAAATACCCGGAATCGGACTTATTGTCAATCTTTTTTGAACGGCGGTGGGTTAAAATAAGGTTTACGGTCCAAGGTGCAAGGTTCAGGGATCAAAGTTCAAAAAAATGGTCCAGGGCCAAGGGTTACGGTGGAGGCCTGTATGACGATATCGCAGGGGCTGCCTTCCGGTCGCCCCTGTTTCAGGTTGCTCAAAACAGTTTTCTACCGGCGGCTCGGGTGCGTCGAACGGGTTTCGGCCTGCTCCTCGATCAGATCGTAGAATTCCCTCATGATTTTGTCTTCATTGCCTTCGTTGTATCCGACCACGCTGCGCAGATGGATGAAGGACTCCACGTCGATCTCCTTGAAGAGGACGGCCAGACCGTTTTCGTCACAACGCACCACCCGGCCCTTCATGCTCAAAGTCAGGCTGGAGGAGGTGCCGGAGAGATAGATTTTGATGTCAAGCTCGGTTTCCGCGGGAATGTCCGTCTTGATGTCGACCAGCATGCCTTTCAAGCTGAGGTTGCGAACCTCACCGGTCTGGGTCTGATCACCAAAGGACAATTCGGCGTTTACGTTGAAA
Proteins encoded in this region:
- a CDS encoding phosphatidylserine decarboxylase family protein, translated to MEQYKWADPQKRTAFPVAEAGYPFIFAGGFITAVFALTGLTVPAMISLIFWSFTCWFFRDPDRVIPIGDGLVVSPADGRVIKTDIVPESPLGESTSLKISIFMSVFNVHVNRIPCDGAITGVSYFPGKFFSANLDKASEDNEHNQIFMQTDTGQSVCFVQIAGLVARRIICHLTGNETVARGQRFGMICFGSRLDVYLPADTRLRVKIGDKVKAGTSVLGSFQ
- a CDS encoding PilZ domain-containing protein — protein: MNDEQNKRRGTRVVFNVNAELSFGDQTQTGEVRNLSLKGMLVDIKTDIPAETELDIKIYLSGTSSSLTLSMKGRVVRCDENGLAVLFKEIDVESFIHLRSVVGYNEGNEDKIMREFYDLIEEQAETRSTHPSRR
- a CDS encoding 3-isopropylmalate dehydrogenase; the encoded protein is MTKEYKIAVIPGDGTGPEVVDESLKVLNTVSNKCGFKLGYTHYPLGGEHYKKTGEILNDDTIEKLKTADAILLGAIGHPDVKPGILEKGLLLKLRFTCDQYINLRPVRLYEGVYTPLKDKGPADIDFTVIRENTEGLYAGAGGCLKKGTPDEVAIQESINTRKGVERCIRYAFEYARRRNKRKKLTLCGKTNVLTFAFDLWERTFYEVAREYPDIATDYAHVDATCMWMVKNPEWFDVIVTDNMFGDIITDLGAMIQGGMGVAAGGNINPEGVSMFEPIGGSAPKYTGLGVINPVAAIMAGSLMLDHLGESKAAAMIETAVIKAVRDDMKSVEARKMGMTTSQVGDTIAQYIERA
- a CDS encoding aspartate-semialdehyde dehydrogenase; this translates as MADKQYHVAVAGATGVVGQQMLACLEERNFPIASIKMLASARSKGKSITFKGENFIVEELTEKSFEGVQMAFFSAGSGTSLKFSPHAAASGCVVIDNSKAWRMDPEVPLVVPEVNPHDLAGYKKKHIIANPNCSTIQMVVALAPIHRQAKIKRIVVSTYQAVSGTGKAALDELDTQVRAYVKGDAMVNKIYPHRIAFNCLPHIGPFLDNGYTEEEMKMVHETRKIMGDPNIAVSATTIRVPVFFSHSEAVNIETESPISPDEVRALLEKAPGVRVVDDPRKNVYPMPIDAAGQDLTLVGRIRRDESVKNGIDMWVVADNIRKGAATNAIQIGEILGAQYL
- the greA gene encoding transcription elongation factor GreA — its product is MGSIPITRKGYEAMKKELANLKAVERPQTIKAIAEARALGDLSENAEYHAARERQSFLEGRINELSGKLANANVIDPDASARDKAVFGCTVLLENMDTGDEVTYQLVGPDESDINQGLISVTSPLGQAILGKSPGANITLQAPGGVRKYELVEIL
- the pssA gene encoding CDP-diacylglycerol--serine O-phosphatidyltransferase, whose amino-acid sequence is MKIRKRNKEKVKSERERWRKGVYVLPNIFTTLNLFCGFVAIISAMEGSFEKSAHLLIAAMAFDILDGKVARATRTTSRFGVEYDSLADVISFGMAPGLMVYLWLLQPMGKFGWLAAMIFLACGALRLARFNTNAATADSRWFTGLPIPAAAGMLATIILFCHKIGLTINPKDPNFILIYFILAGIYALSFLMVSSIKYASFKKLPTFLTREKNFNLLVIAVLLLVFIVQEPSVALFSLNFLYVVSGPFNSIYRRHAGQSDSDEVAKTPGVKTGDDNHQSTSQI